CTCCTTTCGCCTACAGAACAAACAGAATGTGTTAGAAAAGACTGCTTGGTGAACCAAGATAACATTGCACACTCAACCTAAAAAAGCCAGGCATTATACCTCAAACTTTTCGATTTCCTCTGTGATGATTGACATCCCATAGTCACTTAGCTTTGCAATCCCATGCTCATCAAGCAAtatgttgtttgtttttaatcGGTTATTCAAGCAACCAGGAATTACACCAGTATGTAGAAAATGCACAGCCTTGGCTACTCCAATTAAAATTGCCAGTCTATCTGACCATTTAAAAACCTTTTCTGGACAACTTTCTGCAAATTATATATGTAGCTAGATTACATGCTGACAGCCTCCAATATGTAAAGCTATGATACgtaaaatatatagaaaagcACCAACCCCCCCCACCCCAGTACAGACAAGGAGGGGCCCATCTTAATTCAAGAAAAAGAGTATGGTATACACACTAAACCATCAAAGACAGATGCACAGGTgcacacatattttcatatatgaAGCTAGATTAAAGTTTACTGTGGTGCTATACTAACCTGACAGATGAGTGCGATAATTCCCATTAGGTACATATTCATATACAAGAAAAACTTTGCTGCTACTGGAATCATCTTGTCCACTACCATCAATGCCATGACCCAAGAAGCCTACCAAATGGGGATGGTGAAGCTTTGAAAGCAGATCAAGCTTAGCTTTAAGGTTTGGAATCGAACATTTCTTCACCAAAGACAGAGAGCGTATGGCTACATAGGTCCCATTCTCCAATTGACctttataaatctaaaaatttataaataaataaaacagaaGTTAAAAGAGCTAGCTGGCAATGGACATATATAATGTGATCCACCAATTGAATGCCACATATACATTTTTCTCATTGatttcacaacaatttcaagatttttttttttttttgagagacacaatttcaagattttgataataataataaccaaaatactAGGTAGAAGTTAGAAGAGCTTAGGTGCTTTGACAAATTTCTAGCTCCCCCTTCATCTTACAAATAAAATTCCTACTTTGTATAATATGCCCCTAAAAAATTCCTACTTTGTATAATAAGCCCCTAAAAAATATGTATGTGATGCTCAAAATTAGTAGGTTAATCCAAATGAATCCCCCTTTTTTGAAGAGTCCATGAATCATCTATATTTTCGTTGCACATTCAACTTTCGACAGTTACCTTCCCCATAGAGCCTTCACCAAGAAACCTTGATGAATCAAAGTTGTTTGTGGCTTCCTTCAACTCCTCAAAAGAAAACAATCGACAGATGGGTGCTTGTGTCCCTAGCTTTGCTGCTTGAGAAAtgaaccctaaaaaaaatagaggcaaGGTTATCACTTTAGGCTCTCATATGCACCACAGACTATGGTTTACACATTTATGATTTAGTCTCTATTCATATATTCTAAACTACAAAATTGACAGAGTGAATTGGACAAGCATGTCTTGGATTTTGAAcaaatgataagaaaataaacTGATCAACGTGGAACTTACTGGCATTTGCAAGGAGCTCAGAGGAAATCCCAGTTGGTGTATTATCTTGCACGTTCTTTGACAATACATGCTGCTCCTGTGTCCTTGAACGGCATCTTTTACACAAGAGTAGAACTCCCAACCCCAAAAGCACCATAACAAGAACAGCTCCACTAATGACAGCAACTACTACTGCTATATCTCTTCCTCTGGATTGTTTACTGTTTATAAGACAATGCGATCCTTCATGCTGATCTTTGGAATCACAGGACAAACAATTTCCGTCAATTTTAACATATCTCTTATCTGAAGTACTGTTCAAGCAAGAAGGAAGTTGGCCTATCAACTTGTTACTAGACAAATCAACATACCCAAGTTTGTCACCACAACTTAACTCATCTGGAAGTGACCCACTGAGCATATTAGACCCTAAATTCAAATAACTGATGTTTGGTAAAGAGAACAAGGCAGAGGGAGGAGTTCCACTCAGATGGTTGAAAGATAGATCAAGGTGTTGAAGTTTATGCAACTCACCAAATTGCTCAGGAATCTCTCCTGAGAGCGAGTTATTGCTCAGTAGCACTGTAACCAACTCTTTGGGCATGACTGGTAGTTCAGAATCCAAATGATTTTCTCTTATATCCAATAAATGTAGATTGGTTAAAGTACTCAAATCAGGTAATTTGCCAGAAAGCTCATTGTGGGACAGGACAAGATCAGTGAGTGTCTTGATTTTGCTTATAGAAAAAGGAATCTGACCCTTGAATCCATTACTCTTCAAACTCAAAATGGTGAGGTTTGAAAATGAGCCCAACCAATCAGGGACAGTGTCATTGAAATGATTGGAATCCAGTGTCAAAGTATGAAGCTTAACTAGTCTAGATATCTTAGGTGGAATTGAACcatacataaaatttgagcTCAAATCCAAAAGTTCAAGCGAATATAGCCTATGAATCTTATCAGGAAGTGGTCCCCAAATCCCCAAACACACTAAGCTAAGAACTTTTAAACTGGTTAACCTCGTCAATGTAGTAACAAAGGAATCAATAGAGAAGCTTTCAGATAGTGTCATATTGGGAATTGCAAATCCATGGAACTCACTGACCTTGACAAGCTTATCCCCCATAATTTTGAGCTCAGTGATAACACTGTCCTGGCATGTGATACTCACATGTGCTGATTTAGGCAAGTTGCAGAGGTCTCCATAGGAATTTTCCCAAGTTTGCAATGAGGAAGGGTACTCCAAAAGCTTCCTTATCTGCAATAAAACTTGGGTCTGGGAGGGATGTAACTCATAAGAGCTTGGAATGAAGAAAACCCATAAAAGAACCACTAGAAGCAGCAAATTCAAATTTCCCATTCCACGAGTGTTCGAAGCTGTAGACAGTGAAATCATAGTTTTTAAGGCAAACAGAATCAGACCCACCAAAGATTGTTAAGCAGTCATGAAAAAGAGAGCTCCATTAGAGAATTCACCTGAAAAAGAACGTACTTTACAGTGACTTGGAAGGAAATTCAAGAAACTAAAACCCCAAATTTAGCCTCAGATGCTCTCCAACGACTCTTGGTTAACCAAATTCGAGAAAACCCATGAAGCAGAAGGAGCTGAAATCCAAGACACTGAcagaaaaacagagaaagaaaaaatcttcCTGAGGAAAAATCAAAAGGGCAAGTTTTTTGCTTTCACGGAAAATAGTAATGCTCAAACTAGTTGGTCAAAAACCCATGTAGCAGCAAAACAAGGAAGCATGGAGAACAAAGCAAAGTTCATGAAAGCATTTCTCTTttatataagtaataagttCCAGATAGTTAACAGGAAAAACTTAAAAGAGAAACATTGGGAAGATGAATGCAATAAGAAAAGTCGTAGCAATAATGGGTTTTCTTGTTCACCGATGAATGTTTGcgtcaataaaagaaaattgaggcTATAAATGGAGAGGTAGTTGGAGAAAAGCCGTACAAGACAGTGTCAaggcatttatttttaatgccTCTCAGAGAGGTCCCTGTGTATGTGAGTGACAATTAATGGGGTCGGTTTTTGCCTTCAAGTCTCAAGCGGAAGAGTGAGGACTGATACAAGAATGGAAGGGAAGGCACTTTGTCtttgtctgtgtgtgtgtgtgtgtgtgagagtgtgaGTGGACAGTGTGTGTAACTAAAATactggcaattttttttttgttcttgtttctttttggcATTGTCTGTTTGTTTATCATTGACTTATTCTCGAGAATGACCCTAGGATTCTTCTCTATTTGCAGGGGTGCCACACATGTTTTGAccttttcagatttttttttttttttttctctctctctgttagattatttgattaatttgatATGACTAAAATGTCCCTGCTTCTATTATCTTACCGTTAATATCATTTACcgttatttttataatttacctATCTATATTCTATACTGTTAATAACATAATTTTCTGTTtaaatttcatcattttataTACTAAAATATCCTCATACACAGTAATGGAATTACTCAAGGGCTGAGGGGGGCCATGAGGCCATCCTCCCAACCTTTGAAAAACAAATATACTAGTAtgtatattaacaaaaaataataataataattttggctctaaaatttatatatttggcCCCCCTtcccaaaaaatttacaaattgaccTAAGAAATCCAACAAATAGATAACAAGaaaaatctataataataaaaaatgcacatatttgaataataagaaaaaaaattggataaatCATAAATCCAGtctaagcaaaaacaataataacaaattaattacaaattctagcaaaaaaatcacaaaaaaaaaaaaaaagaactcaatAACCTTTACCCAATTTCTCCCTCTCACTTGAGAGCTCTATGCCCCTCTCAAATGACTCCATCCTCGTAGCTATAGAAATAACTCCTATGCTACATATTGATCACTCCATCCATACATCAGTTAGACCTTAAAAATATTAGGAGGTGTCAATTGACTTATAaaactcttgattataaaatcctattattgatttttttcaaaagaaaaaatacaaataatattaataaattaacgCTAATAATGCAACGTCGTCAACCTCTAGTATTgatattccaattttttttttttttttaaatctttgaaCAAAGAACTTCGGTCCCCCCAAGTTTGAATCCTGATTCCGTCCCTGCTcatacaaattcttaaactctctaaaatacttTTATCTTttggttaaataattttaaatttaaaaacacaaacgggttaaaagagtaatttattatttttttataagttcttaaattttaggcttttccttttcttttccaatcTCACTTTTTATGAAATATCTTAAAATTTAGGACACTGTCTCTGTGGGGTCATAGAGCCCAGTGATATACATCCACCTTTTGTACTGGGCCTGAGGCCCATAATCGCGTATGAAGAAGACAGTGGTGATCATGGCAACCCAGGAAACTGTGCCGAGGACAGAGTTGTCCTCAACTAGCCAAAGCcgagagagaagaaaagtgaTTTACTGGCAAAGACAATCTTCCAAAGCACTCCAAAGAAAAAGGATAAGTACAGCAAGTAAGCACACTGGAGCATGGCGGTAGAGCAATTCCAAGAAAAACAGCTGCCTCCACATTAAATACTCCACAACTAAtgctctggccgcattaatgtggagaagactccTGAATAGTGCTGCCTTGGCAACCGTAACACACAGAGAGCCAAAAATGGGTGTTTGATGGGACAGGTATTCAAGTAAgggctcagatgatcaacaagtgtggGATCAGGATGGCTCAAAGGGGACTATATAATGggagagaccctccatgagaaggGGATCGAAGATTTTACCaaagagaacactgtagcagtCTGAAATAACTCTGTAACCATTGTCATTGTCACTTAAGAAATACTAAGTTGAAGCTCCTCGAACCAGTGCCGAGGATTGAATTGCTTGCTCAAGtccatatttgttttacttatccaTTCTTTAAATCATCTTCAACTGTTGTTACATTCATTAAAACTCAGTTCTTctacccactctctacaaatttattgtattgggcttgcTGGGCTTGAATTTATTTATCCCTTAGAAATAGTGCTCAAACCCAGTCCTTACAGTCTCTATCtcactttatatatttttataagacagatgaaagttgaaaaaaaaaaatcaagagccAAAATAAAGAATTGGGATAAAATCTCTATTTAAACATTATGACACTAAACccaagataaaaaataaaaaggatataGAAAAACTTGACTTCATGACTCTCCAAGAGctactacttttttatttaacagGTTTGGGGGATTCAAAATTAGGTTCTCAAAAAATCTAGAAGTTTTGGAGAATAGAACTAGTTACAAAGcttgaaattatcaaattatgtGTGGGCTCAAATTACTCTTATACGATAAGAAATTATcaattgtttcaaaaaaaattaagtagttaaaaaatgataaatttagtcatttaaccattattttaacaATAATGAAACATAacttattgtaaaataaatattaatagtataattaaaaatacataatttatagtttaagaaaaagagaacaacATTCTTTTAGGTCAATAATGGTAAGAGTAATTTTACATCCATAtggtatgtgttttttttaatgaaaccatATAGTATGTTTATGAATGTGATTGCAAGCTGCCTAGATAAATGAAGAAAGTCGATAAGCATACAAAGATGTCTGATGCTTTTCAGATGCAATAAAGACAAGCAGTAGCTTTCGCAATTAATGGAGCTTGAGTACAAAAATGTTCGCTATAGTAGGCCGTCTGACAATAGCATTCTCATcgtttagtttttattaatttatttatggaTATGATAGTGTATTGTTAGACAtaagtagggatggcaatttttccccgcCCCACTTAACCCGCCCCTCCCCGTTTCGTCCCGTGCGGGTTTTTCCCGCCCCACAAAGgcggtggggcggggatggggcaagattttagccccacACCACGGGGCGGGGTGGGGATGGGTTTAGGCTTTTTAGACCCatcccgccccgccccgcccctcCCCATCCCCACCCCGCTCTGGGTTACTAAAGGTTACAATTGttaatttttcataccctaaaaccctattatttaaacaaacatattaatattagcatattttattcCACACAATGTGAttctctgcctttattttgttatatgttatactatgagatttttatttatttatttatttattttaatgattgtcttgttaaacacttggatatattattcaattttttctaaaaattgatttgatttgatgggataaatttagttgtaatttcaagtatatttttattaatgaaataggtttcattaaaaaaattgtactagttgtagggcaaattaacaaaagcTAGAGTTTTACGGGTTGGGGCGGGGCTTCGTGGGGCcttaaggggcggggatggggtgatAAAGTATTCCCCGtcatgcggggcggggcggggatggggcaagacaaaaccatgcggggcggggatgaagaccccatccttcggccccgccccgccccattgccatccctagacATAAGGTCaagacactaattgatttttgttatAGGTGAGTTtgaattctatattttttattcaatgacaaatttttttaccaattaaactaattgttcttctcaaaaacaaattaaactaaTTGTAACCCACTCATCGAATTACTCAATTACATATAAACTTGCAActttgatataaaatatattagtcTCTTCATAACTACTATGAGTAAGAAACTCTCATTCTTAGATCTTGCCTATTTTATGgattaaatatttattgaattCCTTTAAATTAGGCAGTagggttattttttaaaattaaaaatggacaaaaaaGATCCTATCTTTGAGctgattttaaaattattcatttattcAATATACTTTTATATCCTTgatattttgactttttattgcatcacaattttttttaatataatttgatagttaggaGAGTGGGGATTTGAACCATAAATTTTTCTATCTTAGACATCAAGAATACCTACCAACATAGTTATAAGGCTCTTGGCAAATCAATTCCAagtattttaagaaaattgttaccaaaaaaaaaaaaaaaaatcattttttgacaactttttatacttcacataaaataatataaagactttttaaaaatgattgatTAACAAAAATTCTATAGGCACCTGTTAACTAgacttatataataataattggtGGGTTCCTCAACTAGTTGAATAAGATATTTGATATTCAATTTTTGTCTACATCAAAAATCGATGGtatctttgttaaaaaaaaaaaatcgatggtatcttaatttgatgataaatagaAAATTCACTAAAAGCAAATgttataaattaaaactctataaaaacataataataacaataataattgtgGCTTTTCCATCTGactaataaaaggaaaaaaaacatgttGAATTGGTAAATGGGAAGCATATATGGCATTGGGATTTGCTGGAATGAGGGCTTTAATAAAGTCCAAAATTCTAATTAATTGGGGGGGCCCGCTGCTCGTTACCGTTAGCCAGCCTGTGTTTGAATGTGAAACCAAGTTGTAAGAAAGCACCTAGAGTCTAACTTTAGAATCCCATGAAAGTCTgaaaaactactataaaaataattagaaaaagattaaaaccaaaggattaaaaaataaaagcatccCATTCCCATGGTGAAATAAGAGAAAAGACATAACCACGCGCACCATTCACAAAGCCAGCAATATGCAATATGCATCAGAGAATAGCCCTTAATTTGTTGCATGCCTGATGCCTCCTACTCCAAGTTCAAGTTGTGTATGCATTTTTGTGTGGTGGGTTTTTTACTTCACGCTAAggcacatatataataatagaagTGGGAAAGATCATGACTCATGAGTCTGTTTCCCAGACAAAGAGGCAacgttggttttttttttttttcgggggGGGGCTACCCTACTATAGCTGGGTGACCTTcgaattttccttttctttctgaTTAGATTTTACCCTACTATAGCTGGGTGACCTTcgaattttccttttctttctgaTTAGATTTGGCATATCTGACTTAGTCAATCCAATCTTTATAATGAAACATTGCCAAATAGCTTCCATGCACCTTTTGATTTTATATGATTTGCCAGGGTCCACAATGTTTCTAATGTGCCTAGTCTTTTTGGGTGATCGTTTTGTTTCATTAAAGCAAGattaggaaggaaaaaaaaatagtttagttATCTTTCATTTCGTGagtgcagatttttttttccctttaatttctttatataaTATTCTAACTCCACTCAacactacttacaaagaaatgctatattcataacattttttttgagCAACAAACACATACAAATATTTGGTTTCGCTCGCACATACACACCTTATTATATTTGAATCACCCAATAAATTACTATAAGCATTTCTCTTATAATAAAAGGGTTTTATTAACATAAGTTATACGTTAGTAAATCATTTGAGTaaactttttatgggaaaataaaatagtgactaacttttttgatagttttttcaatttctcataaaaagtttattaaaattGGACCCTAAAATACTGATTGcatacacaaattttttttataatattttttcatttgttgtAAATTGCAATGATTTACTGTGAGTAAAccagtttaaaattttttaaaaatatatggtaaaaaaaaaaaaaaaattcgtgtATGTAACATTATTTCTCTTGTATGGCCTCTGTTAGTCTTAAAGGGCAAACCAATATAACCCCCAGTAACGGCTCCTCCTagaaaatagaatataaattcataaatatttGACATGATTtatattcctttttatttgtttgtttatgagCATAATTGCCATATTGATTAACACCTCTTTTGACAAATGATTAACATTAATCTGAATGGCTAATCATATGCTAGTCAAGTAACCGAGATCTTTTCCTATCATGTGCACAGCACAAACAAGGACAGACATAATGATGAAAGTAAAGTAGTAAACTCTTATTTTCAGGCAAGATATTGCTGCTTTCACTGAAAATTCAACAACTAATACTTATATAAGAAAACATTAACTTTATAGGGAAAAGCAAAAATGAAAACTAATGAGGAGATGAAGAATAtctaaaagtaattaaaaaaaaaaaaaaaaaaaaagaatagctaaaagtacaaaagaaaagacaaaaggaTGTTGTTTTGAGCAGCACGGACCACGGTTTGAGTGTCATTAATGAACAATCACTGTAGGCCAATATACTTGCATTTATCAAACCCAGGCATCAACTGGAGACCCATTTTACATCAACTTATATGACAAATTAGTCTGTAAAATCATCTAAATCCCAATTGTTACCAAATTAAACTGCTATGTTATTCTTCCTGAGGTTATGAACTTTGATGGGCGCCAAGTGAATTCACTGGAGGGATCCAGGTTATAGCCAATAGCTCATTGATCATTCCTTCAATTAAAGAATACATGCTCAAGTGAATTGGGCCAGTGAGTGCATCCCCTTCCACTATGTCTTAGATGCACTCCTGCTCAAGCCGAAGCAGCTGCAATTTTGTGGGCTTTAAACTTGGCTAGGTCTAAAAATTAGTGCAATTTCATAATAGAAGGGAATGAACCATTTGACTGGTCTATTTCTATTGTCATTAGTAATGTTTTTGATTTAAATTTGCGTTTTGCTAGTTGTGAGTTTTGCTAAGTTAGAAGATCTCTTTAGCAACTTGTTCTGCTGCtaaacttttatttgtttttaaagcTAGTTTCTCTTGTAATAATTGCAATCTACCTCCTGCAATTTTGGAAACTTGCAGATGCGATTGTCGTACTACTTTTTACTTAATAATGAAATTGCagtttattagaaaaatatatatatatatatatatatatattttttttttcttttcttgatgcTAGGGTCATCAGTTAGAATGATACCAATTTGTGATTAGCATTCATTTAAATGAAGAACCTATAAAGTTTAAAGTAATTTCAAcacattaatttaataa
This DNA window, taken from Quercus robur chromosome 2, dhQueRobu3.1, whole genome shotgun sequence, encodes the following:
- the LOC126714647 gene encoding probable inactive leucine-rich repeat receptor-like protein kinase At3g03770 isoform X3; this encodes MISLSTASNTRGMGNLNLLLLVVLLWVFFIPSSYELHPSQTQVLLQIRKLLEYPSSLQTWENSYGDLCNLPKSAHVSITCQDSVITELKIMGDKLVKVSEFHGFAIPNMTLSESFSIDSFVTTLTRLTSLKVLSLVCLGIWGPLPDKIHRLYSLELLDLSSNFMYGSIPPKISRLVKLHTLTLDSNHFNDTVPDWLGSFSNLTILSLKSNGFKGQIPFSISKIKTLTDLVLSHNELSGKLPDLSTLTNLHLLDIRENHLDSELPVMPKELVTVLLSNNSLSGEIPEQFGELHKLQHLDLSFNHLSGTPPSALFSLPNISYLNLGSNMLSGSLPDELSCGDKLGYVDLSSNKLIGQLPSCLNSTSDKRYVKIDGNCLSCDSKDQHEGSHCLINSKQSRGRDIAVVVAVISGAVLVMVLLGLGVLLLCKRCRSRTQEQHVLSKNVQDNTPTGISSELLANARFISQAAKLGTQAPICRLFSFEELKEATNNFDSSRFLGEGSMGKIYKGQLENGTYVAIRSLSLVKKCSIPNLKAKLDLLSKLHHPHLVGFLGHGIDGSGQDDSSSSKVFLVYEYVPNGNYRTHLSESCPEKVFKWSDRLAILIGVAKAVHFLHTGVIPGCLNNRLKTNNILLDEHGIAKLSDYGMSIITEEIEKFEAKGEDLKSCHRTNAEDDVYNFGFILLESLVGPIVTGKGEVFLLNEMVCQSFSGGILWQSRWSKTNCGSNSVDHLLARVVINSGIHHKQMYSY
- the LOC126714647 gene encoding probable inactive leucine-rich repeat receptor-like protein kinase At3g03770 isoform X2 yields the protein MGNLNLLLLVVLLWVFFIPSSYELHPSQTQVLLQIRKLLEYPSSLQTWENSYGDLCNLPKSAHVSITCQDSVITELKIMGDKLVKVSEFHGFAIPNMTLSESFSIDSFVTTLTRLTSLKVLSLVCLGIWGPLPDKIHRLYSLELLDLSSNFMYGSIPPKISRLVKLHTLTLDSNHFNDTVPDWLGSFSNLTILSLKSNGFKGQIPFSISKIKTLTDLVLSHNELSGKLPDLSTLTNLHLLDIRENHLDSELPVMPKELVTVLLSNNSLSGEIPEQFGELHKLQHLDLSFNHLSGTPPSALFSLPNISYLNLGSNMLSGSLPDELSCGDKLGYVDLSSNKLIGQLPSCLNSTSDKRYVKIDGNCLSCDSKDQHEGSHCLINSKQSRGRDIAVVVAVISGAVLVMVLLGLGVLLLCKRCRSRTQEQHVLSKNVQDNTPTGISSELLANARFISQAAKLGTQAPICRLFSFEELKEATNNFDSSRFLGEGSMGKIYKGQLENGTYVAIRSLSLVKKCSIPNLKAKLDLLSKLHHPHLVGFLGHGIDGSGQDDSSSSKVFLVYEYVPNGNYRTHLSESCPEKVFKWSDRLAILIGVAKAVHFLHTGVIPGCLNNRLKTNNILLDEHGIAKLSDYGMSIITEEIEKFEAKGEDLKSCHRTNAEDDVYNFGFILLESLVGPIVTGKGEVFLLNEMASFGSQDGRRRIVDPIVLTTCSQESLSIVVSITNKCIATELLSRPSFEDVLWNLQYAAQIQATADSDQRSDSTT
- the LOC126714647 gene encoding probable inactive leucine-rich repeat receptor-like protein kinase At3g03770 isoform X1, whose amino-acid sequence is MISLSTASNTRGMGNLNLLLLVVLLWVFFIPSSYELHPSQTQVLLQIRKLLEYPSSLQTWENSYGDLCNLPKSAHVSITCQDSVITELKIMGDKLVKVSEFHGFAIPNMTLSESFSIDSFVTTLTRLTSLKVLSLVCLGIWGPLPDKIHRLYSLELLDLSSNFMYGSIPPKISRLVKLHTLTLDSNHFNDTVPDWLGSFSNLTILSLKSNGFKGQIPFSISKIKTLTDLVLSHNELSGKLPDLSTLTNLHLLDIRENHLDSELPVMPKELVTVLLSNNSLSGEIPEQFGELHKLQHLDLSFNHLSGTPPSALFSLPNISYLNLGSNMLSGSLPDELSCGDKLGYVDLSSNKLIGQLPSCLNSTSDKRYVKIDGNCLSCDSKDQHEGSHCLINSKQSRGRDIAVVVAVISGAVLVMVLLGLGVLLLCKRCRSRTQEQHVLSKNVQDNTPTGISSELLANARFISQAAKLGTQAPICRLFSFEELKEATNNFDSSRFLGEGSMGKIYKGQLENGTYVAIRSLSLVKKCSIPNLKAKLDLLSKLHHPHLVGFLGHGIDGSGQDDSSSSKVFLVYEYVPNGNYRTHLSESCPEKVFKWSDRLAILIGVAKAVHFLHTGVIPGCLNNRLKTNNILLDEHGIAKLSDYGMSIITEEIEKFEAKGEDLKSCHRTNAEDDVYNFGFILLESLVGPIVTGKGEVFLLNEMASFGSQDGRRRIVDPIVLTTCSQESLSIVVSITNKCIATELLSRPSFEDVLWNLQYAAQIQATADSDQRSDSTT